A stretch of Clostridia bacterium DNA encodes these proteins:
- a CDS encoding phage holin family protein, whose product MKYSITAWQLGFSTLGAYLGYFLGGWDGFLYALVAFVVVDYITGIMVAIVDRKLSSEVGFRGIFKKVIIFALVGIAHLLDAEIVGSGSALRTAIIFFYLSNEGISILENAGRIGLPVPNKLLEIMEQLNKKGDK is encoded by the coding sequence ATGAAGTATTCTATTACAGCTTGGCAACTTGGTTTTAGCACCTTGGGTGCATATCTTGGCTATTTCTTGGGAGGATGGGACGGATTTTTGTATGCACTAGTAGCATTTGTAGTTGTCGATTACATTACGGGAATTATGGTGGCGATAGTTGATAGAAAGCTTTCAAGCGAGGTCGGTTTCAGGGGCATATTTAAGAAGGTCATCATATTCGCTTTGGTGGGTATCGCTCATCTACTTGATGCAGAAATTGTTGGAAGTGGTAGTGCGTTAAGAACTGCTATTATCTTCTTTTATTTATCCAATGAGGGTATCTCCATCTTGGAGAATGCAGGACGGATTGGACTACCCGTACCGAATAAGTTACTAGAAATCATGGAGCAGCTTAATAAGAAAGGGGACAAGTAA